In Cellvibrio polysaccharolyticus, a genomic segment contains:
- a CDS encoding TonB-dependent receptor, whose product MKQSTRKTPLAIAVAAASLTMAVTLPSTAFAQASDESTIEELVVTGSYRASLANALDQKRDSANVKESIVAEDIGKMPDLNLSESLQRVPGVAITREGGEGRQVSVRGLGADFSRTTLNGMEVPASGGGIDSSGGINRGRAVDFNIFASELFSRIDIHKTPVAAVEEGGLASTIELHTAKPLDNPGFKAVVGAQGTIDSTADEFDPRFTALISNTFLDDRLGVIFSVAKSERTVKQEGYGSVRYASAATENRSWKSVANTVVNGTPNAAATLSDASLPDPTDPNSSNYNAADPDGLRYMWMPRLPRMDHFSNTVDRTGITGGIQFRPNDKLELGVDVVTSTLENDRISYNYAAQFRNEWQNVTPTEITLDPTGRYIVKGTFEGVRPRSESRAQYSETDFLQTVFNGTYNFTDNVRLKGLLGRATSEHKEEQYRFNIDGPVGGSTFNFDATNPNIAAMSYGFDMLNPDNYTVGGGLTIRKDVIDRTNDTARLDLEIDGDRFNTKLGIISNTREVDSLSFNPVGLTTPAANTPVGNFPGMATTFKSQVGGSFASALNPPAGFPRDWMVQDFNVAIKAHNAGNFEPSPTNTLTWNVEEATVGIYGQVDTEFDLAGKPLYVNAGVRVVETDTTATANTLVNGVVAPIEAEGNYRDTLPSLNLTWALRDDLLLRLGVAKNITRPSLGSLVPAITAVTPVNGNISGGNPDLKAVSANSADVSLEWYFNDESLLALTVFRKEIKGFIAQQTVSGTLNPAIAAVVALRPEYDPSSPLYDPNVTQPNGTWSVSRPENSQDADLTGYEITYQQPFSFLPGFWSNFGVTANFTHVESEATFGRTVSSLPGLSEDSYNFTAYYETDKWGTRLSWNNRDDYVTATSGSNGNAREFNTGPTRLDLSAFYNLTDNVTIRLEAVNLMEEEERSYTTGPTGDLDFVREFNSTGREVYLGIRATF is encoded by the coding sequence GTGAAACAATCAACCCGTAAAACCCCTTTGGCTATTGCTGTAGCAGCCGCCAGTCTGACCATGGCTGTAACACTGCCTTCAACGGCTTTTGCACAAGCCTCTGATGAATCAACCATTGAAGAACTTGTGGTAACAGGTAGTTACCGTGCGAGTTTGGCCAATGCGCTGGATCAGAAACGTGATTCTGCCAACGTGAAAGAAAGTATCGTTGCGGAAGACATCGGTAAAATGCCTGACCTCAACCTCAGCGAATCTTTACAGCGTGTTCCGGGTGTGGCTATTACCCGTGAAGGCGGCGAAGGTCGTCAGGTCAGTGTGCGCGGTCTTGGTGCAGATTTCAGCCGCACCACATTAAATGGTATGGAAGTTCCCGCCAGTGGTGGTGGTATTGACTCGTCCGGCGGTATTAACCGTGGTCGTGCAGTAGACTTCAATATTTTTGCGTCAGAACTGTTCAGCCGTATTGATATTCATAAAACGCCGGTGGCTGCGGTAGAAGAGGGTGGTCTGGCGAGTACCATTGAGTTGCACACCGCCAAACCTCTGGACAACCCTGGCTTCAAAGCTGTGGTTGGCGCTCAGGGTACCATTGACAGCACCGCCGACGAATTTGACCCGCGCTTCACCGCGTTAATCAGCAACACCTTTCTCGACGATCGTTTGGGCGTGATTTTCTCAGTCGCCAAATCCGAACGTACCGTGAAGCAGGAAGGTTATGGCTCGGTGCGTTACGCCTCGGCCGCGACGGAAAACCGTTCATGGAAAAGCGTTGCCAACACTGTTGTGAATGGTACGCCTAATGCGGCGGCTACACTTTCTGACGCGAGCCTGCCTGATCCGACCGATCCGAACTCCAGCAACTACAATGCTGCTGATCCGGATGGTCTGCGTTACATGTGGATGCCACGCTTGCCGCGTATGGACCACTTCAGCAACACCGTAGACCGCACCGGTATTACCGGTGGTATTCAGTTCCGCCCCAATGACAAGCTGGAACTGGGCGTGGACGTGGTGACTTCAACGCTGGAAAATGACCGTATTTCCTACAACTATGCGGCGCAATTCCGTAATGAGTGGCAAAATGTTACGCCGACCGAAATCACCCTTGACCCCACCGGTCGTTACATTGTCAAAGGCACCTTTGAAGGCGTAAGACCACGTTCAGAAAGTCGCGCGCAATATTCTGAAACCGATTTCCTGCAAACGGTTTTTAACGGTACTTACAACTTTACCGACAACGTTCGTTTGAAAGGCTTGCTCGGTCGCGCCACTTCCGAGCACAAGGAAGAGCAATACCGTTTCAATATTGACGGCCCTGTAGGCGGTAGCACTTTCAACTTTGATGCAACCAACCCCAATATCGCCGCCATGTCTTATGGTTTCGATATGCTGAACCCGGATAACTACACCGTTGGTGGTGGTTTGACGATTCGTAAGGACGTGATTGATCGTACCAACGATACCGCGCGTCTGGATCTGGAAATAGACGGTGATCGCTTCAACACCAAGCTGGGTATTATTTCCAATACCCGTGAAGTGGATTCGCTGTCCTTCAACCCGGTAGGTCTCACCACGCCGGCCGCCAATACACCGGTTGGCAATTTCCCCGGTATGGCAACTACGTTCAAATCGCAAGTGGGTGGCAGTTTTGCCAGCGCGCTGAATCCGCCAGCCGGCTTCCCGCGTGACTGGATGGTGCAGGACTTTAACGTTGCTATTAAAGCGCACAACGCCGGCAACTTTGAACCCAGCCCGACCAACACCCTCACCTGGAACGTAGAAGAAGCTACCGTTGGTATTTACGGACAAGTGGATACCGAATTTGATCTGGCGGGCAAACCGCTGTATGTCAATGCCGGTGTGCGTGTTGTAGAAACTGACACCACGGCAACTGCCAACACCCTGGTGAACGGCGTTGTTGCTCCAATTGAAGCTGAAGGTAATTACCGCGATACCTTGCCATCGCTCAATTTGACCTGGGCTTTGCGTGATGATTTATTGCTGCGTCTTGGCGTAGCTAAAAACATTACCCGTCCAAGTCTGGGCAGCCTGGTACCGGCAATTACGGCGGTTACGCCGGTTAACGGCAACATCTCCGGTGGTAACCCGGATTTGAAAGCGGTGTCGGCCAACTCTGCTGACGTAAGTCTGGAATGGTATTTCAACGATGAGTCTCTGTTGGCGTTAACGGTTTTCCGCAAAGAGATCAAAGGTTTTATTGCACAACAAACGGTGAGCGGTACGCTTAACCCGGCGATTGCTGCAGTTGTTGCCTTGCGTCCCGAGTACGATCCAAGCAGCCCGCTGTATGACCCCAACGTAACCCAGCCTAACGGTACCTGGAGCGTGAGCCGTCCGGAAAATTCCCAGGATGCTGACCTCACCGGTTATGAAATTACTTATCAGCAACCTTTCTCCTTCCTGCCAGGTTTCTGGAGCAACTTCGGTGTGACTGCCAACTTCACGCATGTGGAATCTGAAGCGACCTTTGGCCGCACCGTGAGCAGTCTGCCGGGCTTGTCTGAAGACAGTTACAACTTCACCGCCTATTACGAAACCGACAAGTGGGGTACCCGTTTGTCCTGGAATAACCGCGATGATTATGTAACTGCGACTTCCGGCTCGAATGGTAACGCGCGAGAGTTTAATACCGGCCCAACCCGTCTGGATCTGTCAGCGTTTTACAACCTGACGGATAACGTGACGATTCGTCTGGAAGCGGTCAACCTGATGGAAGAAGAAGAGCGTAGCTACACCACAGGCCCGACTGGCGATTTGGATTTCGTACGTGAATTCAACTCTACCGGACGTGAAGTCTACCTGGGCATCAGAGCAACTTTCTAA
- a CDS encoding TonB-dependent siderophore receptor, translated as MRKNTHNTFKKHALTLLIPLLAGTAGMTVAASSVYAQAAAASEAQAVKQYQIPGGELGVVLSRFAGAAGVALSFDTAITSGKQSQGLRGAYTVDQAFLQLLKGHSLELIRSNNGVYALRHVGDDQVMLPSVKVNAEGLGMRSEGNGSYTVGGVSLMKSDQRLREVPHSLTVFSRERLNDQRITNLESLVETTPGLSINYTDSERISFFSRGHQIDAIQYDGSTVVSGAGGGTYVQPDMALFDRVEVIRGATGLMRGEGNPSGTINLVRKRPTENFQASASGAMGTWNDYRMEGDVSGSLIDSGSVRGRLVVAWQDRDLFQTGREDAKDTIYGILEGHLTEKTILTGSLQYTHLDTSGSWGGLPALANGKPIDLPRETYLGAADNRWDRSNTQGFVELVHTFENDWKVEATATRTRFEIDENGFEQTYFVKTASNPSPYAYDVQKSVCEGSGSDQTHIDVKAEGSFALFGRQHDLNVGAEWSKSVNINSYCDFAVFVWDTDIRHWNPYTSMPEWSLNPQGVNTRSTTEQDGAWASTRLYLADPLSVILGARVSNWKTSSGTQKVEDEVTPYAGIIYDFHRNFGAYFSYTEIFKSQTGLDINGKQVDPIRGESYEVGVKGEFYDGSLTSNFALFRIDNVGKAMNDLNSPNPCTPWYTNGYCRVADGETRSEGVDTDISGEVLPGVQLTAGYTYNRTEYLKDTSAGNVGQPLRTRDPKHTVKVFASWNLPGNLSAWTIGGGLNGQSDIYVLSGNNRAEQAGYTTFSALVKYNANENFTIQLNANNLFDKVYYKNIGASGLAYYYGDPRNVSLTLRATY; from the coding sequence ATGCGTAAAAACACACACAACACTTTTAAGAAACACGCGTTAACACTATTGATTCCATTGCTGGCCGGTACGGCAGGCATGACGGTTGCCGCATCTTCGGTTTATGCCCAGGCAGCTGCTGCCAGCGAAGCCCAGGCGGTAAAGCAATACCAGATTCCCGGCGGTGAACTGGGTGTAGTACTGAGCCGGTTTGCTGGTGCTGCCGGCGTTGCCTTGTCTTTTGACACCGCCATTACCAGCGGCAAACAAAGCCAGGGTTTACGCGGCGCTTATACGGTTGATCAGGCATTTTTGCAGCTGTTAAAAGGCCATTCGCTCGAGTTGATCAGAAGCAACAACGGCGTTTACGCCCTGCGTCACGTGGGTGATGACCAGGTTATGTTGCCCTCGGTAAAAGTGAATGCCGAAGGTCTGGGTATGCGCAGCGAAGGTAATGGTTCTTATACCGTTGGTGGTGTAAGTCTGATGAAAAGTGATCAGAGATTGCGTGAAGTGCCACACTCCTTAACAGTATTCAGCCGTGAACGCCTCAATGATCAGCGAATCACAAATCTTGAATCATTGGTAGAAACCACTCCTGGTCTTTCTATCAATTATACCGACAGTGAGCGGATTTCATTTTTCTCCCGTGGCCATCAAATTGATGCAATTCAATACGATGGTTCTACCGTTGTGTCAGGTGCCGGTGGTGGTACTTACGTGCAGCCGGATATGGCACTTTTTGACCGTGTTGAAGTGATCCGTGGTGCTACCGGCCTGATGCGTGGTGAAGGTAATCCGTCCGGTACCATCAATCTGGTTCGCAAAAGACCTACCGAAAACTTCCAGGCTAGTGCTAGTGGTGCGATGGGTACCTGGAACGATTACCGCATGGAAGGAGACGTATCCGGCTCGTTGATCGACTCGGGTAGTGTACGCGGTCGTCTGGTAGTTGCGTGGCAGGATCGTGATTTGTTTCAGACCGGCCGCGAAGACGCCAAGGATACTATTTACGGTATCCTGGAGGGGCACCTGACTGAAAAAACAATATTGACAGGTTCGTTGCAATATACGCATTTGGATACATCCGGCTCCTGGGGTGGATTACCGGCGCTGGCTAATGGCAAACCGATTGATTTACCGCGTGAAACTTATCTCGGTGCAGCAGATAACCGCTGGGATCGTTCCAATACACAAGGCTTTGTTGAGTTAGTGCATACCTTTGAAAACGATTGGAAAGTCGAAGCAACTGCGACCAGAACCCGTTTTGAAATTGATGAAAATGGTTTTGAACAAACTTACTTTGTGAAAACAGCTTCGAACCCGAGCCCCTATGCTTACGATGTCCAGAAAAGTGTTTGTGAAGGTTCCGGTTCTGATCAGACGCACATTGACGTGAAAGCGGAAGGATCATTTGCATTGTTTGGTAGACAACATGATTTGAATGTGGGTGCTGAGTGGTCGAAGAGCGTCAATATTAACTCCTACTGTGACTTCGCTGTTTTTGTATGGGATACAGACATTCGACACTGGAATCCTTACACCAGTATGCCGGAATGGAGCCTGAATCCTCAGGGAGTTAATACGCGTTCAACTACTGAGCAGGACGGTGCATGGGCATCCACGAGATTGTATTTGGCTGATCCGCTGAGCGTCATTCTTGGTGCGCGGGTCAGCAACTGGAAGACATCTTCCGGTACGCAAAAGGTAGAGGATGAAGTAACACCTTATGCTGGCATTATTTATGATTTCCACAGAAATTTTGGTGCTTATTTCAGTTACACAGAAATTTTCAAAAGCCAGACCGGTTTGGATATCAATGGCAAGCAGGTAGATCCTATTCGTGGCGAAAGCTATGAAGTCGGTGTTAAGGGTGAGTTTTACGATGGGAGTTTAACTTCAAACTTTGCTCTTTTCCGCATCGACAATGTGGGCAAGGCAATGAATGATCTCAATAGCCCCAATCCCTGTACACCCTGGTACACCAATGGTTACTGTCGGGTTGCTGATGGAGAAACCCGTAGCGAAGGTGTTGATACTGACATCTCCGGTGAAGTTCTCCCGGGAGTTCAGTTGACTGCCGGTTATACCTACAATAGAACTGAATACCTCAAAGATACCAGCGCGGGTAATGTTGGACAGCCTTTGAGAACTCGTGACCCGAAACATACAGTGAAAGTGTTCGCCAGTTGGAATCTGCCAGGTAATTTATCGGCATGGACTATCGGTGGTGGGTTGAATGGCCAGAGTGATATCTATGTACTTAGTGGCAACAATCGTGCTGAGCAAGCTGGATACACTACATTTAGTGCGTTGGTGAAATATAATGCCAACGAAAATTTCACCATTCAGCTGAATGCCAATAATCTGTTTGATAAGGTTTATTATAAAAATATTGGTGCCAGTGGTCTTGCTTATTATTACGGTGACCCACGCAACGTATCTCTAACCTTGCGCGCCACTTACTAA
- a CDS encoding FecR domain-containing protein: MKRILLKEAAQWYAEFCSDDICRNDLEAWQQWVSQSEEHAWAWRQVEQLQGRLQGMPGRVSVAVWQQSESERVLQRRRFLKGAGVLAISGGALTAAGYSALTSPAYQHTTRTGERRSLTLEDGSNLVLNTASAIDTVFSATERLIVLGEGEILVTTAPDSAPLHRPLSVMTAHGKVRALGTRFMVRVGNKETHVTVLEHDVEITPKNGGQRQLLTAGETASFSNTKCLPAQPLQPGADAWCNGMLIVHNWPLSQVLDELSRYSVQRLRADSGIRQLRLSGAFPLDNIAMALQAIATSVPVDIEYRWQLLGPLAETRLVVRKA, translated from the coding sequence TTGAAAAGAATTTTGTTGAAAGAAGCCGCGCAATGGTACGCCGAGTTTTGTTCGGACGATATTTGCCGCAACGATCTTGAAGCCTGGCAGCAGTGGGTAAGCCAGAGCGAAGAACACGCCTGGGCGTGGCGGCAGGTTGAGCAATTGCAAGGTCGCTTGCAAGGTATGCCAGGTCGTGTCTCGGTAGCGGTATGGCAACAAAGCGAGAGTGAGCGGGTTTTGCAGCGGCGCCGTTTTTTAAAAGGTGCCGGGGTGTTGGCGATTTCCGGCGGGGCGTTAACAGCCGCCGGTTATTCTGCGCTCACAAGCCCGGCTTACCAACATACAACACGCACTGGCGAACGCCGCAGCCTCACCCTGGAGGACGGGTCGAACCTTGTGCTGAATACAGCTTCTGCTATCGATACTGTGTTTTCTGCTACCGAGCGTTTGATTGTGTTGGGCGAGGGCGAAATTCTCGTTACTACCGCACCGGATTCAGCTCCGTTGCACCGACCCCTTTCGGTGATGACCGCTCACGGCAAGGTTCGAGCACTGGGCACCCGGTTTATGGTGCGGGTGGGTAACAAGGAAACCCATGTCACGGTACTGGAGCATGACGTGGAAATTACACCGAAGAACGGCGGCCAGCGGCAGTTATTAACCGCTGGTGAAACAGCGTCATTTTCCAACACCAAATGCCTGCCCGCGCAGCCGCTGCAACCAGGAGCAGACGCCTGGTGCAATGGTATGTTAATTGTACATAACTGGCCCTTGTCGCAGGTGCTCGATGAATTATCCCGTTACAGTGTGCAGCGTTTGCGTGCCGACAGCGGCATTCGTCAACTGCGGTTATCCGGTGCTTTTCCGCTGGATAATATCGCCATGGCCTTACAAGCTATTGCCACCAGTGTGCCGGTAGATATTGAATATCGCTGGCAGTTATTAGGGCCGTTGGCGGAAACCCGGCTGGTGGTACGCAAGGCATAA
- a CDS encoding sigma-70 family RNA polymerase sigma factor encodes MTVAESVTHEQIHVLYNDHHNWLQGWLRKKLGCSENAADLTQDTFVRIISASSRCDNALAIREPRSYLATIARRVMVDYFRRQRLERAWEEALATLPEAEDISPEMRLLVIETLYEIDLMLDGLGHNVRQAFLMSQLEGLSYAVIAEQLSVSVSSVKKYMARATEQCLLFALDNSDS; translated from the coding sequence ATGACTGTTGCCGAATCCGTTACACATGAACAAATTCATGTGCTGTATAACGATCACCACAACTGGTTGCAGGGGTGGTTGCGCAAAAAACTTGGCTGCTCGGAAAATGCTGCCGACCTTACACAAGATACCTTTGTGCGCATTATCAGTGCCTCATCGCGGTGTGATAATGCACTGGCTATTCGCGAACCGCGCAGTTATCTGGCCACCATTGCCCGTCGCGTAATGGTGGATTATTTCCGCCGGCAACGGCTGGAGCGTGCCTGGGAAGAAGCTCTGGCAACCCTGCCGGAAGCGGAAGATATTTCTCCGGAAATGCGTTTGCTGGTTATTGAAACCCTGTATGAAATTGACCTTATGCTGGACGGCCTTGGCCATAATGTCCGGCAGGCTTTTTTAATGTCGCAACTGGAAGGGCTGTCTTACGCGGTGATTGCAGAGCAGTTATCGGTTTCTGTCAGCTCGGTAAAAAAGTATATGGCGCGTGCCACCGAGCAGTGCCTGTTGTTTGCTTTGGATAATAGCGACTCTTGA
- a CDS encoding phosphoadenosine phosphosulfate reductase domain-containing protein gives MDQSQLERLNREFADKSPRDVITWALAQPQKTVVTTHFGPHEAVILHSINDVQRGVPVICVDHGYNTNQTYRQAQELTLRLGLQVHYYTPRVTRSRRNIVYGGIPALEDETAHRVFTEEVKLEPFARAMTEQQPGIWITGLRKEQTDHRASLDIFSWDKKFNCLKLSPWFFWTESQMTEYANKHQLPFNDDYFDPTKVLANRECGLHV, from the coding sequence ATGGATCAAAGCCAACTCGAACGCCTGAACCGCGAATTTGCCGATAAATCGCCACGGGATGTAATTACCTGGGCGTTGGCCCAACCGCAAAAAACGGTGGTAACAACCCACTTTGGCCCGCATGAAGCGGTGATTTTGCACTCCATTAACGATGTACAACGTGGTGTGCCGGTCATTTGTGTTGATCATGGTTACAACACCAATCAAACCTACCGTCAGGCGCAAGAGCTTACGTTGCGTTTGGGTTTACAGGTGCATTACTACACCCCGCGGGTCACTCGCAGCCGGCGCAATATTGTGTATGGCGGTATTCCCGCGTTGGAAGACGAAACTGCTCATCGCGTTTTTACCGAAGAGGTAAAACTTGAGCCTTTCGCGCGCGCCATGACAGAGCAGCAACCCGGTATCTGGATTACCGGTTTACGCAAGGAACAAACTGACCATCGCGCCTCGCTGGATATTTTCAGTTGGGACAAGAAATTTAATTGTCTCAAGTTGTCGCCCTGGTTTTTCTGGACGGAAAGTCAAATGACGGAATATGCCAACAAGCACCAGTTACCTTTTAACGACGATTACTTTGACCCGACCAAAGTGCTGGCCAACCGCGAATGCGGTTTGCACGTATGA
- a CDS encoding TonB-dependent siderophore receptor, translating into MKSISLRPALLAAAVSLVVASQPVMAQSTAPAASAAVSAVHSFNVPAGSLENSLSQIARQSGVTIAADSSLVRGKQAGAISGNFSAAEAASRALSGTGLTLSTTSSGALSVQPATGAVILPAVNISAATVAETTEGSGSYGVGASGGATRLAMSVRDTPQSVSVVTRQRLDDMGTKNINDVMSQITGVYVTENDTERTSFVSRGYAIDNYRVDGMSSSRGDGYVSMNYDMAIYDNLTVLRGASGMLSGTGDPGGAVSLKRKRPGKELSGYVSATAGRWDYGRIEVDVGSPIAFDGKLRGRTVLVRQKSESFRDYYKTDKDVVYGILEADLTDSTLFTLGYDYQKPDTSGVTWGTVLYYTADGDLANLPRSTSFTTPWSRWPIQQEQWFAQLDQKLGDKWNVKLAYTDTELSGDGKVFYGGGGFLKGDGTGLSAWTMHSIVDSQTDVFEIAVDGSFELFNREHTLVFGYEQMETNRYSPQILTDDLSAEYYTIEDWRNWTGNREPFNSEEGDFNVSDFLQKNSGAYVTARFSVLDPLTVIVGARLTNWETRTRNYEQDTGAFRNSTGYKVEDELTPYVGVVYDLNSVFSVYASYADLFQPQNRRDVNNEILDPIVGDNLEVGVKAELFDGKLTASAAWFEGEKSNLAEIDDTLDLLAGSFDSANPPPGFSSTGRFMLPGGDTPYKSTGKGTQVSGYELDIQGQITDNWNFSAGYSNTLVENAAGVRLQTNRPRELVRLFTTYRLPDNLNKITIGGGVTWQGGLFTNFNKPTGSFNANGNPVTSPTRVDQGSFALINLMARYQVTDNFSAALNINNLTDKHYYRNIGFYQGVHWGEPRNIQLTAKYSF; encoded by the coding sequence ATGAAATCCATTTCCTTGCGCCCGGCATTGCTGGCCGCCGCAGTTTCTCTGGTCGTTGCCAGTCAACCGGTAATGGCACAAAGCACTGCACCGGCAGCATCCGCTGCAGTTTCTGCTGTGCATTCTTTCAATGTTCCGGCAGGTTCGCTGGAAAATTCTCTCAGCCAAATCGCTCGCCAAAGTGGCGTAACCATCGCGGCTGATTCTTCACTGGTGCGCGGCAAACAAGCCGGTGCTATTAGCGGTAATTTTTCTGCAGCTGAAGCCGCATCGCGTGCGTTAAGCGGCACCGGCCTTACCTTGTCTACCACCTCCAGTGGTGCGCTGAGCGTACAGCCGGCAACAGGTGCTGTGATTTTGCCTGCGGTAAATATTAGCGCAGCAACGGTAGCAGAAACCACTGAAGGTTCAGGTTCTTACGGTGTAGGTGCCAGCGGTGGCGCAACACGTTTGGCGATGAGTGTACGTGACACACCTCAGTCTGTCAGTGTGGTAACACGTCAGCGTCTGGATGACATGGGTACCAAAAACATTAACGATGTGATGTCGCAGATTACTGGCGTTTATGTCACTGAAAACGATACCGAGCGCACCAGCTTTGTTTCCCGTGGTTACGCTATTGATAACTATCGTGTTGATGGAATGAGTTCATCCCGGGGTGATGGCTATGTTTCCATGAACTACGACATGGCTATTTATGACAACCTGACCGTATTGCGCGGTGCATCAGGAATGTTATCTGGCACTGGTGATCCGGGCGGTGCTGTTTCTTTGAAGCGCAAGCGCCCAGGAAAAGAGTTGTCAGGTTATGTCAGCGCAACGGCTGGCCGTTGGGATTATGGTCGTATTGAAGTCGATGTAGGATCGCCTATTGCTTTCGATGGGAAACTACGTGGACGTACTGTGTTGGTTCGTCAAAAAAGCGAATCTTTCCGTGATTATTATAAAACCGACAAAGATGTTGTTTACGGTATTCTTGAAGCCGATCTTACAGACTCTACCTTATTTACTTTGGGATATGACTATCAGAAGCCGGACACGTCCGGGGTAACATGGGGAACAGTCCTTTATTACACTGCTGACGGTGACTTGGCGAATTTGCCGCGTAGTACCAGCTTTACAACACCCTGGAGTCGCTGGCCTATTCAGCAGGAACAGTGGTTTGCCCAGTTGGATCAAAAGCTGGGTGATAAATGGAATGTAAAACTTGCCTACACAGATACTGAACTCTCCGGGGACGGGAAAGTATTTTATGGCGGTGGTGGATTCCTTAAAGGCGATGGTACCGGTTTGAGTGCCTGGACTATGCACTCTATTGTTGATTCGCAAACAGACGTGTTCGAAATAGCCGTTGATGGTAGTTTCGAACTTTTTAACCGTGAACATACATTGGTGTTCGGTTATGAGCAAATGGAAACCAATCGTTATTCTCCACAAATTCTGACAGACGATTTATCGGCTGAATATTATACGATTGAAGACTGGCGTAATTGGACAGGCAATCGTGAGCCATTTAATTCAGAAGAAGGGGATTTTAATGTCAGTGATTTCCTGCAAAAAAATAGTGGTGCATATGTAACAGCGCGATTCAGTGTTCTCGATCCATTAACTGTGATTGTTGGAGCGCGACTTACTAATTGGGAAACTCGTACCCGTAATTACGAACAGGATACTGGTGCATTTAGGAATTCCACCGGTTATAAAGTCGAAGATGAGTTAACACCTTATGTTGGTGTCGTGTATGACCTTAACAGTGTTTTTTCTGTTTATGCCAGCTATGCGGATTTGTTCCAGCCACAAAATCGCCGTGATGTAAATAATGAAATTCTTGACCCTATTGTGGGGGACAATCTGGAGGTTGGTGTTAAGGCTGAGCTCTTTGATGGAAAGTTAACGGCTTCTGCTGCCTGGTTTGAAGGTGAGAAAAGTAATCTGGCAGAAATTGATGATACGTTGGATTTATTGGCGGGAAGTTTTGATTCAGCCAACCCGCCTCCAGGATTCTCCTCAACCGGTCGCTTTATGTTGCCGGGAGGAGATACACCTTATAAAAGTACTGGCAAAGGCACGCAGGTAAGTGGTTATGAATTGGATATTCAGGGGCAGATTACGGATAACTGGAATTTCTCCGCTGGCTACAGTAATACCTTGGTAGAGAATGCCGCTGGTGTACGCTTGCAAACCAACCGTCCACGCGAACTGGTTCGCTTGTTTACCACTTACCGTTTGCCGGATAATCTCAACAAGATCACCATTGGTGGTGGTGTCACCTGGCAGGGCGGTTTGTTTACCAATTTCAACAAACCAACCGGAAGTTTTAATGCCAATGGTAACCCTGTCACGTCACCTACGCGTGTTGATCAGGGCTCTTTTGCATTGATCAATTTAATGGCACGTTACCAGGTTACGGATAACTTCTCGGCGGCGTTGAATATCAATAACCTTACCGACAAGCACTACTACCGTAATATCGGTTTCTACCAGGGCGTACACTGGGGTGAGCCGAGAAATATTCAGCTGACAGCAAAATACAGCTTCTGA